A window of Microcystis aeruginosa FD4 contains these coding sequences:
- the modB gene encoding molybdate ABC transporter permease subunit, with the protein MSDFSPLWISLKTATIALIIIFFLGIAAAYWMLGYRGRWKSLIEGVFVAPLILPPTVVGFILLLLFGKNGPLGQLLDLFNFRIVFTCYAAIITATVVAFPLMYKTTLGAFEQVDANLLQVARTLGATERKIFWRVLLPLSFPGVLAGLTLAFARALGEFGATLMLAGNIPGQTQTIPMAIFFAVEAGAMTEAWIWVFIIILISLSGIIAVNLWQSQRKQQLGRPGESKPNEMEDWLPPWEGRNFALLEAENQHYRDKIGLFVDIEKYLPGFNLSVTFNCQNQPLGLLGASGSGKSLILRSLAGVETPSRGRIVLNGRILFDSEKGINLPSRQRRIGFVVQNYALFPHLTVAENIAFGLSQKLPTKIIRQQIATQLELVQLPGMENRYPHQLSGGQQQRVAIARALASRPEALLLDEPFSALDTHLRAQLERQMIKTLSNYDGVTIFVTHNMDEAYRICENLLVMEKGRAIANNSKQKIFERPDSVSLAKITGCKNFSRAIIINNQQLEAIDWDVKLHTVPRIPDYLAHTGIRAHQIIFGRDLSNINTFPCWLANAIEGPHRVTLYLKLNQPSNHDRDFHIQAELYKDKWLEIKEKALPWTVTLSPQRLLLLK; encoded by the coding sequence ATGTCAGACTTTTCCCCCCTATGGATATCCCTGAAAACCGCCACCATTGCCCTGATAATCATCTTTTTTCTCGGTATTGCCGCCGCTTATTGGATGTTAGGCTATCGCGGACGGTGGAAATCCCTAATCGAGGGAGTTTTCGTTGCGCCCTTAATCTTGCCACCGACGGTGGTAGGGTTCATTTTACTGCTCCTATTCGGCAAAAACGGACCATTAGGACAGTTATTAGACTTATTTAACTTTCGCATCGTTTTTACTTGCTATGCCGCCATCATTACTGCGACGGTGGTAGCTTTTCCCCTGATGTACAAAACCACCCTAGGGGCTTTTGAACAGGTGGATGCCAATCTTTTACAGGTTGCCCGCACCTTGGGCGCGACGGAGAGAAAAATATTCTGGCGCGTACTTTTGCCCCTCTCCTTCCCCGGGGTATTAGCAGGATTAACCCTAGCTTTTGCCCGCGCTTTGGGGGAATTTGGGGCGACTTTGATGTTAGCCGGTAATATTCCGGGGCAAACTCAAACTATCCCGATGGCGATTTTCTTCGCTGTGGAAGCAGGAGCGATGACCGAGGCTTGGATATGGGTGTTTATTATCATATTAATCTCCCTATCGGGGATTATCGCCGTTAATCTCTGGCAAAGTCAACGCAAACAGCAATTAGGACGACCGGGAGAAAGCAAACCTAACGAGATGGAGGACTGGCTGCCACCCTGGGAGGGTCGCAATTTTGCCCTTTTAGAAGCTGAAAATCAGCATTATAGGGATAAAATAGGCTTATTTGTTGACATAGAGAAATATTTACCCGGTTTTAACCTCTCGGTAACTTTTAACTGCCAAAATCAGCCCCTAGGACTATTAGGGGCTTCGGGGTCGGGAAAAAGCCTGATTTTGCGATCGCTGGCTGGTGTGGAAACGCCCTCAAGGGGTCGTATTGTCTTAAATGGTCGCATTCTCTTCGATTCCGAAAAGGGAATTAATCTCCCCAGTCGTCAGCGTCGTATCGGTTTTGTGGTGCAGAATTATGCCCTTTTTCCCCATCTCACCGTGGCAGAAAATATCGCTTTTGGTCTCTCGCAAAAGTTACCCACAAAAATTATCCGTCAGCAGATTGCCACCCAATTAGAATTAGTGCAGTTACCCGGCATGGAAAACCGTTATCCCCATCAATTATCGGGGGGACAACAGCAACGGGTCGCCATCGCTCGCGCTTTAGCTAGTCGTCCGGAAGCTTTATTATTAGATGAGCCTTTTTCTGCCCTTGATACCCATCTACGCGCTCAATTAGAACGTCAGATGATCAAAACTTTAAGTAATTACGATGGCGTGACAATTTTTGTTACCCATAATATGGATGAAGCTTATCGAATATGTGAGAATTTATTAGTTATGGAAAAAGGGCGGGCAATTGCCAATAATTCTAAACAGAAAATTTTTGAGCGACCAGATAGCGTTAGTTTGGCAAAAATTACTGGCTGTAAGAATTTTTCCCGTGCTATTATCATTAATAATCAACAATTGGAAGCCATTGATTGGGATGTTAAATTACACACCGTCCCTAGGATTCCCGACTATTTAGCTCACACGGGAATTCGCGCCCATCAAATTATTTTTGGTCGAGATTTAAGCAATATTAATACTTTTCCCTGTTGGTTAGCTAATGCCATTGAAGGACCCCATCGGGTGACTCTCTATCTGAAACTTAATCAACCCTCGAACCACGATCGAGATTTTCATATCCAAGCAGAGTTATATAAGGATAAATGGTTAGAAATTAAGGAGAAAGCTCTGCCTTGGACTGTTACTTTATCTCCCCAGCGTTTATTATTATTAAAATAA
- the modA gene encoding molybdate ABC transporter substrate-binding protein, with the protein MKRRYFLAFIGSIALIWLLSPGINLFSATIATAQTQTILVSAAASLKDALEEIKPRFEKAHAKIKVNYNFGASGALQQQIAQGALADVFVSAATKQMDALAKAGWIDTSTSRNLLTNRLVLIVPKNSTLKISDFRSLTNSNVKRIAVGEPRSVPVGQYSEEVLKNLGILEQIRPKLVFANSVRNVLAAVETGNADAGIVYITDAKISDQVKVVATAANNLHSSIIYPIAVIKASKNPQAAKTFAQYLTRTAAKNIFEKFGFAIAR; encoded by the coding sequence ATGAAAAGACGGTATTTTCTGGCTTTTATCGGCTCAATTGCCCTTATTTGGTTATTATCTCCAGGCATAAACCTTTTTTCCGCTACTATCGCCACCGCCCAAACCCAGACAATTCTAGTTTCTGCCGCCGCTAGTCTCAAAGATGCCCTAGAAGAAATCAAGCCGAGGTTTGAAAAAGCCCATGCCAAGATTAAAGTTAACTATAACTTCGGTGCGTCGGGGGCTTTGCAACAGCAAATCGCACAAGGTGCACTCGCCGATGTTTTCGTCTCGGCTGCGACTAAGCAAATGGACGCTTTAGCAAAAGCTGGTTGGATTGATACAAGTACCAGTAGAAACCTGCTCACTAATCGCCTAGTTTTAATCGTTCCCAAGAATTCCACCCTAAAAATCAGCGATTTTCGTTCCCTGACTAACAGTAATGTCAAAAGAATTGCCGTGGGTGAACCGCGCAGCGTTCCCGTCGGTCAGTACAGCGAAGAAGTTTTGAAAAATCTCGGCATTTTAGAGCAAATAAGACCAAAACTGGTCTTTGCCAACTCCGTCCGTAATGTTCTCGCCGCCGTAGAAACCGGTAACGCCGATGCTGGCATTGTTTACATCACCGATGCCAAAATTTCCGACCAAGTAAAAGTAGTGGCTACGGCTGCCAATAATCTTCATTCTTCGATTATTTACCCGATAGCTGTGATCAAAGCTAGTAAAAACCCGCAAGCTGCCAAGACTTTCGCCCAATATCTCACTAGGACAGCCGCTAAAAACATTTTTGAAAAATTCGGCTTCGCAATAGCCAGATAA
- a CDS encoding GumC family protein: protein MMNNQQNGALKTQSQANLPVFAQPAFIPSVTEEEEELNLRQVLSVIKHRWWLIAGITLGLTAAIATWTFLKTPIYQGKFLLLIGQPIEENKNSLGLAAQDILPQLGGEDIDYDTQIAVLTSPQLLNPILSKITPQYPDFTYSDLISKTGKSDLKISQLKETKVLEISYQDAEPKKIQLVLDNLARHYLNYSSQERKTEINQGLDFVNAQLPVLQERVNSLQKQMQQFRQQYNFLDPDKEATRLSQQLTTTEQEYRAAQVALNEINSRYQALQQQVGLAPNQAIIATYLSESPGYQDLLKQLQEVEVELAKQSAVFAKDSPIIATLEEKRANLLPLLQKEAQRTLGEKLPQTVGNSPALVSRSALRVELTQQLVEAANSRQTLEVKVESLAQALEQQKASVKNLAVLARRYTDLQRELEIATTSLGRFLEEQQKLQLKVAQQVVPWQLIAPPEVEEEFVSPKPVRNLALGVIGGLLLGMGAAFLAERLDPVHHSADELKEDTKLPLLGAIPWQKDLGTIEKVITAALPQLTVGDRKITIPNTTLKSANENPSYYNFSPFSEAFRTLNTNIRLLGSDSPLKSLVISSLSPGDGKTTMAINIAKAAAGMGQRVLLVDADLRRPQIHHRLNLDNDHGLSNVIAEGLDWNEAIQSLPRYENLSILTSGPIPPDPTRLLSSQRMQEIISQLQQDHAFDLIIYDLPPLVAFADAKILAAMATGLILVTKLGKTDRFALKNLLEDLRLSHISLLGLVANNVSRKDHNYRYYGHYYGKR from the coding sequence ATGATGAACAACCAACAAAACGGGGCTTTAAAAACCCAAAGTCAAGCAAATCTGCCAGTTTTTGCTCAACCCGCTTTTATACCCTCCGTGACCGAGGAAGAAGAGGAACTCAACCTGCGTCAAGTCCTTTCTGTCATCAAGCATCGCTGGTGGTTAATCGCTGGTATCACCCTCGGGCTGACAGCAGCGATCGCTACTTGGACTTTCTTAAAAACCCCTATCTATCAAGGTAAATTCCTGCTGCTCATCGGTCAACCCATTGAGGAAAATAAAAATTCTCTCGGGTTGGCAGCCCAAGATATCCTGCCTCAGTTAGGGGGTGAAGATATCGATTATGATACCCAGATCGCTGTTTTAACAAGTCCTCAACTCCTTAACCCCATCCTTAGTAAAATAACTCCTCAATATCCCGACTTTACCTACAGTGATTTAATTAGTAAAACTGGCAAATCTGATCTCAAAATTAGTCAATTAAAAGAGACAAAAGTTTTAGAAATTTCCTATCAAGATGCGGAACCGAAAAAAATTCAGCTGGTTTTAGATAATTTAGCCCGTCACTACCTAAACTATAGTTCTCAGGAACGGAAGACCGAAATTAATCAAGGGTTAGATTTTGTCAATGCACAATTGCCCGTGCTGCAGGAACGAGTTAATTCTCTACAAAAACAAATGCAGCAATTCCGGCAGCAATACAATTTCCTCGATCCTGACAAAGAGGCGACTCGTTTATCACAACAGTTAACCACTACCGAACAAGAGTATCGGGCAGCCCAAGTCGCCCTTAACGAAATTAACTCTCGCTATCAAGCTTTACAGCAACAGGTGGGATTAGCCCCGAATCAAGCAATTATCGCCACTTATCTCAGTGAATCCCCCGGTTATCAAGATTTGCTCAAGCAGCTGCAGGAAGTAGAAGTGGAATTGGCCAAACAATCGGCAGTTTTTGCGAAAGATAGCCCGATAATCGCCACCCTAGAGGAAAAAAGAGCCAATTTACTGCCCCTACTGCAAAAGGAGGCCCAAAGAACCCTAGGGGAAAAACTGCCCCAGACAGTGGGTAATTCTCCGGCTTTGGTGTCACGGAGCGCTTTGCGAGTAGAATTAACCCAACAATTGGTGGAAGCCGCTAACAGTCGCCAAACCCTAGAAGTTAAGGTAGAATCCCTTGCCCAAGCCCTCGAACAACAGAAAGCCTCGGTCAAAAATCTGGCGGTTTTAGCCCGTCGTTATACGGATTTGCAGCGAGAATTGGAAATCGCCACCACCAGTCTCGGCCGTTTTCTGGAGGAACAACAAAAACTCCAACTCAAGGTGGCACAACAGGTCGTCCCTTGGCAACTGATCGCCCCTCCAGAAGTAGAGGAAGAATTCGTTTCTCCTAAACCCGTGCGAAATCTAGCTTTAGGGGTTATCGGTGGTCTGTTACTAGGTATGGGGGCGGCCTTTTTAGCTGAAAGATTAGACCCCGTTCATCATAGTGCAGATGAACTAAAAGAAGATACTAAACTACCCCTTTTAGGCGCAATTCCCTGGCAAAAAGACCTCGGCACGATCGAAAAAGTGATCACCGCCGCCCTACCCCAGTTAACAGTCGGCGATCGCAAAATTACTATCCCTAATACTACCCTAAAATCAGCCAACGAAAACCCGTCCTACTATAATTTCTCCCCCTTCTCGGAAGCTTTCCGCACTCTTAACACCAATATTCGTCTCCTCGGTTCCGATTCCCCCCTCAAGTCCCTCGTGATTAGTTCTCTATCACCGGGAGATGGTAAAACCACCATGGCAATCAATATCGCTAAGGCGGCCGCTGGTATGGGACAAAGAGTCTTACTGGTGGATGCCGACCTGCGACGACCCCAGATTCACCATCGACTTAATCTCGATAACGACCACGGCCTTAGTAATGTCATCGCCGAGGGTCTCGATTGGAACGAGGCCATTCAATCCCTACCCCGCTACGAGAATTTATCGATTCTTACCTCCGGTCCAATTCCCCCAGATCCAACCCGCTTGCTTTCTTCCCAGAGAATGCAGGAAATTATCTCGCAATTACAGCAAGACCACGCCTTCGATCTAATTATCTACGATCTACCACCGCTCGTCGCCTTTGCCGATGCGAAAATTCTCGCCGCCATGGCCACCGGACTGATTCTCGTCACCAAACTGGGCAAAACCGATCGCTTTGCCCTTAAAAATCTGCTCGAAGATCTGAGATTATCCCACATTTCCCTGTTAGGTTTAGTGGCTAATAACGTTAGTCGGAAAGACCACAATTATCGTTACTATGGCCATTACTACGGCAAAAGATAA
- a CDS encoding DASH family cryptochrome, with protein sequence MRVLIWYRHDLRLHDHEAIYQAVQEQLEIIPFYCFDERQFGLTSYGFPKTGKFRAKFLLESVANLRQSLEGLGGNLIIRRGKPEEIIPQLVQELQIARVYYHQEVTAEELAVEKAVNKALSMVPRQIKTFWTATLYHPDDLPFTLNQLPELFTNFRKQVERHWQIRATYPSPKNLTKLPNIDLGNLPSLNDLGLTEPILDWGGVLSFQGGEMVGKSRVKEYIWDSDSLKTYKETRNEMLGTNYSSKFSAWLSFGCLSPRYIYEEVQKYEQTRVKNDSTYWLIFELLWRDFFRFICSKHGNKIFYKSGLQELNLPWLEDWERFNLWCEGKTGYPLVDANMRELSATGFMSNRGRQNVASFLTKNLGIDWRMGAEWFESLLIDYDVCSNWGNWNYTAGVGNDARGFRYFNIPKQSKDYDPKGDYLRHWLPELALIKGDKIHEPYKLSPEEQRRYGVILGVNYPRPIVDFFQSIKHNEKIYLQHFSNQ encoded by the coding sequence ATGCGGGTTTTAATCTGGTATCGCCATGATCTGCGGCTTCACGATCACGAGGCAATTTATCAAGCTGTTCAAGAACAATTAGAGATAATTCCCTTCTATTGTTTTGATGAGCGTCAATTTGGTCTTACTTCCTACGGGTTTCCCAAAACAGGCAAGTTCCGGGCTAAATTTTTATTAGAAAGCGTAGCCAATTTACGACAATCTCTGGAAGGTTTAGGCGGTAATTTAATTATCCGACGGGGAAAACCAGAAGAAATTATCCCGCAATTAGTTCAAGAATTGCAGATAGCCAGGGTTTATTATCATCAAGAGGTAACAGCAGAGGAATTAGCGGTAGAAAAAGCTGTAAATAAGGCTTTATCCATGGTTCCCCGGCAGATAAAAACTTTTTGGACAGCCACTTTATACCATCCTGATGACTTACCTTTTACTCTTAATCAATTACCAGAATTATTTACTAATTTTCGTAAACAAGTAGAACGTCATTGGCAAATAAGAGCAACTTATCCCAGTCCTAAAAATTTGACAAAATTGCCCAATATAGATTTGGGAAATCTTCCGAGTTTAAACGATTTAGGCTTAACAGAACCAATTCTAGACTGGGGAGGTGTTTTGTCGTTTCAAGGGGGTGAAATGGTAGGAAAATCACGGGTTAAGGAATATATTTGGGATAGTGATTCCTTAAAAACCTATAAGGAAACCCGCAATGAAATGTTAGGGACTAATTATTCCTCAAAATTCTCAGCTTGGTTAAGTTTTGGCTGTCTTTCCCCCCGTTATATCTATGAGGAAGTACAAAAATATGAGCAAACAAGAGTAAAAAATGACTCTACCTATTGGCTGATTTTTGAATTATTATGGCGAGATTTTTTTCGATTTATTTGCAGTAAACACGGGAATAAAATCTTCTATAAATCTGGTTTGCAAGAACTTAATTTGCCTTGGTTAGAAGATTGGGAAAGATTTAATCTCTGGTGTGAGGGAAAAACCGGTTATCCCCTTGTAGATGCTAATATGAGAGAATTATCCGCTACGGGATTTATGTCAAATCGTGGCCGGCAAAATGTCGCTAGTTTTCTGACCAAAAATCTCGGTATTGATTGGCGCATGGGAGCAGAATGGTTCGAGTCATTATTAATTGATTACGATGTCTGTAGTAATTGGGGTAATTGGAATTACACTGCTGGTGTCGGTAATGACGCACGAGGATTTCGCTATTTTAATATCCCTAAACAGTCGAAAGACTATGATCCTAAAGGTGATTATTTACGTCACTGGTTGCCCGAATTAGCCCTAATAAAAGGCGATAAAATTCACGAACCTTATAAATTATCTCCAGAGGAACAAAGGCGTTATGGGGTGATTTTAGGGGTTAATTATCCTCGTCCCATTGTCGATTTTTTTCAATCAATCAAACACAACGAAAAAATTTATCTTCAGCATTTCAGTAATCAGTAG
- a CDS encoding carbon dioxide-concentrating mechanism protein CcmK — translation MTAQPAVGSIETKGFPGILAAADAMVKAGRITIVGYLRAGSARFTLNIRGDVQEVKTAMAAGIEAVNKTEGAALETWVIIPRPHDNVVAILPIDYSEAVEPFRAAADGAIAPIRR, via the coding sequence ATGACAGCCCAACCCGCGGTGGGATCGATCGAGACCAAAGGTTTCCCCGGTATTCTAGCGGCCGCCGATGCGATGGTAAAAGCAGGACGGATCACGATTGTTGGTTATTTAAGGGCAGGCAGCGCCCGTTTTACCCTCAATATTCGCGGGGATGTACAGGAGGTAAAAACCGCTATGGCTGCCGGCATTGAAGCCGTCAATAAAACCGAGGGGGCAGCTTTAGAAACCTGGGTAATTATTCCCCGTCCTCACGATAACGTGGTGGCTATTTTACCGATCGATTATAGCGAGGCAGTGGAACCTTTTCGCGCCGCCGCCGACGGCGCGATCGCTCCAATCCGTCGTTAA
- a CDS encoding carbon dioxide-concentrating mechanism protein CcmK yields MPEAVGVIQTLGFPPVLAAADAMVKGGRVTLVYFDLAERGEFLVAIRGPISEVKPAVEAGLAAAMRAFGGNVVSHYIVPNPPENVLAVLPVQHTPKSDRFRS; encoded by the coding sequence ATGCCCGAGGCGGTCGGAGTCATTCAAACGTTGGGTTTTCCCCCCGTTTTAGCGGCGGCGGATGCCATGGTTAAAGGGGGACGAGTCACCCTAGTTTATTTTGATCTAGCGGAAAGGGGCGAATTTTTAGTGGCGATTCGCGGTCCGATTTCCGAGGTTAAACCAGCAGTAGAGGCCGGATTAGCGGCGGCAATGAGGGCTTTTGGTGGTAATGTGGTCAGTCATTACATCGTACCGAATCCTCCAGAAAATGTACTGGCGGTTTTACCAGTGCAGCATACGCCTAAGTCGGACCGTTTTCGCAGTTAA
- the msrA gene encoding peptide-methionine (S)-S-oxide reductase MsrA: protein MNSGEKATFGAGCFWKTEDAFRRLPGVLATSVGYMGGHFPNPSYLDVLSRITGHAEGAQIEYNPQEISYEALLAVFWSIHDPTQLNRQGPDRGEQYRSIIFYHTPEQKLIATAGKRQLQLSGKFQQDIVTLIEPAGDYYLADQSHQQYLEKKLARSAEDF, encoded by the coding sequence ATGAATAGCGGCGAAAAAGCCACCTTTGGGGCTGGTTGTTTTTGGAAAACCGAGGACGCATTTCGGCGTTTACCAGGGGTTTTAGCCACTTCTGTGGGTTATATGGGGGGACATTTCCCCAATCCTAGTTATCTCGATGTGTTATCGCGAATTACCGGTCATGCGGAAGGGGCACAAATTGAATATAATCCCCAAGAAATAAGCTACGAGGCGTTATTAGCCGTTTTTTGGTCAATCCATGATCCGACTCAGTTAAATCGCCAAGGACCGGACCGGGGAGAACAATATCGATCGATTATTTTCTATCACACCCCGGAACAAAAGTTAATCGCCACCGCTGGCAAGCGTCAACTACAACTATCGGGAAAGTTTCAGCAGGATATCGTTACTTTGATCGAACCCGCAGGAGATTATTATCTGGCCGATCAGTCCCATCAACAGTATTTAGAGAAAAAACTGGCTCGATCGGCCGAGGATTTCTAG
- the panB gene encoding 3-methyl-2-oxobutanoate hydroxymethyltransferase, which translates to MAVTTSKLIEWKQQKRAIVTLTAWDYPIARLLDQAGIDIILVGDSLAMTALGYPTTLPITLEAMIHHAAAVSRGVKQALVVCDLPFLSYQESVSQAIHSAGRMLKEAGVQGVKLEGGYPAMIETISRLTQIGIPVIGHIGLTPQSVHRLGYRQQGKTPSDAQRLIEEALALEKAGVFALVLEHIPANLAATITDKLTIPTIGIGAGEDCDGQVLVTADILGLTEKAPPFAKVYANLSETITKAVVEFAKDVRRNE; encoded by the coding sequence ATGGCAGTCACCACCAGCAAATTAATCGAGTGGAAACAGCAAAAACGCGCGATTGTCACCCTCACAGCTTGGGATTATCCGATCGCGCGACTGCTCGATCAAGCGGGAATTGATATTATCTTGGTAGGTGATTCCTTAGCTATGACCGCTTTGGGCTATCCTACCACTTTACCGATCACCCTAGAGGCGATGATTCACCACGCGGCGGCCGTGTCTCGCGGGGTAAAACAAGCTTTAGTTGTCTGTGATTTGCCTTTTCTCAGCTATCAGGAAAGTGTCAGTCAGGCAATTCACTCGGCGGGAAGGATGTTAAAGGAAGCGGGAGTGCAAGGGGTAAAATTAGAGGGAGGTTATCCCGCTATGATCGAGACTATTAGCCGTTTAACCCAGATAGGCATCCCTGTTATCGGTCATATCGGATTAACTCCCCAGTCGGTGCATCGGTTAGGATACCGTCAGCAGGGAAAAACCCCATCGGATGCACAAAGATTAATCGAGGAAGCTTTAGCCTTAGAGAAAGCGGGAGTATTTGCCCTGGTTTTGGAACATATTCCCGCTAATTTAGCCGCTACTATTACCGATAAATTGACTATCCCGACGATTGGTATCGGTGCGGGGGAAGATTGTGATGGTCAGGTGTTAGTAACGGCGGATATTCTAGGATTAACCGAAAAAGCTCCCCCTTTTGCCAAAGTTTATGCTAATTTAAGCGAGACAATTACAAAAGCAGTGGTGGAATTTGCCAAGGATGTGAGGAGAAATGAATAG
- the bchM gene encoding magnesium protoporphyrin IX methyltransferase — protein MTNTLDDKAIVKDYFNATGFERWRRIYGDGEVNKVQKDIRIGHQQTIDTIIGWLESDDNLPNLSICDAGCGVGSLSIPLAKAGATIFASDISEKMVTEAKERAAKELADTGKLTFAVQDLEALTGQYHTVICLDVLIHYPTEEALGMIKHLGSLAQSRLILSFAPKTCLLTILKKIGQFFPGPSKTTRAYQHKEKTIIAALNENGFKIERKSMTSTRFYFSRILEAVRSE, from the coding sequence ATGACCAACACATTAGACGATAAAGCCATAGTCAAGGACTATTTTAACGCCACAGGATTCGAGCGCTGGCGCCGGATTTATGGGGATGGCGAAGTTAACAAAGTACAAAAAGATATTCGCATCGGTCATCAACAGACGATCGATACCATTATCGGTTGGTTAGAAAGTGATGACAATTTACCCAATCTCTCGATCTGTGATGCCGGTTGTGGAGTCGGTAGTCTTAGTATTCCCCTCGCTAAAGCTGGCGCCACTATTTTCGCGAGTGATATTTCCGAGAAAATGGTGACAGAAGCCAAGGAAAGAGCCGCTAAAGAGTTAGCAGATACTGGTAAACTCACCTTTGCGGTTCAAGATTTAGAAGCATTAACTGGCCAATATCACACGGTCATCTGTCTTGATGTTCTCATTCACTATCCCACAGAAGAAGCCTTAGGCATGATTAAACACTTGGGATCCCTAGCTCAATCCCGTTTAATCCTCAGTTTTGCCCCTAAAACCTGTTTATTAACCATTCTCAAGAAAATTGGTCAATTTTTTCCCGGTCCGAGTAAAACCACTCGTGCTTATCAACACAAGGAAAAAACTATTATCGCCGCTCTCAACGAAAATGGCTTTAAAATTGAACGGAAGAGTATGACTAGCACTCGTTTCTATTTTTCCCGTATCCTCGAAGCTGTCCGCAGCGAATAA
- a CDS encoding TerC family protein, with translation MLDSLLDSSLTLSLKTPLILLVLIALEAVLSADNAIALASIAQGLGDHQRQRQALNIGLVFAYILRMILILTATWVVKYWQFELLGAVYLLWLVFNYFASPEDKDHSHHSLQFHSLWQAIPLIAVTDLAFSLDSVTTSIAVADDTWLILLGGTIGVVTLRFMAGLFIRWLEEYTHLEDAGFVTVGLVGLRLLLRVISPDFVPPEWIMISLIALLFAWGFSKRNDREPIESDTIQSDKLP, from the coding sequence ATGTTAGACTCGCTCCTTGATTCATCTCTAACCCTTAGTCTAAAAACCCCGTTAATTCTGTTGGTTCTCATTGCCCTAGAAGCAGTATTATCAGCAGATAACGCCATTGCTCTCGCTTCCATAGCACAGGGATTAGGAGATCATCAGCGTCAACGTCAGGCCTTGAATATTGGCTTAGTTTTCGCCTATATTCTCCGTATGATCTTGATTCTTACCGCCACCTGGGTGGTTAAATACTGGCAGTTTGAACTTTTGGGAGCAGTATATTTGCTCTGGTTAGTCTTTAATTACTTTGCCTCCCCTGAAGACAAGGATCACAGCCATCATAGTCTCCAGTTTCACTCTCTCTGGCAAGCTATCCCCCTAATTGCCGTTACTGATTTAGCTTTTTCCCTCGATAGTGTCACCACCTCCATCGCCGTGGCCGATGATACTTGGTTGATCCTGCTTGGTGGTACGATCGGAGTAGTTACCCTGCGCTTTATGGCCGGTTTATTTATTCGCTGGTTAGAGGAATACACCCACCTAGAAGACGCTGGTTTTGTCACCGTCGGTTTGGTGGGTTTAAGATTGCTGTTGCGGGTGATTAGTCCCGATTTTGTGCCGCCGGAATGGATTATGATCAGTTTAATTGCTCTCCTCTTTGCTTGGGGTTTCTCAAAACGCAACGATCGAGAACCAATAGAGAGTGATACCATCCAATCTGATAAATTACCTTGA
- the psaM gene encoding photosystem I reaction center subunit XII gives MLSDTQVLVALVIALIPGILAFRLATELYK, from the coding sequence ATGCTTTCTGATACTCAAGTTTTGGTCGCTCTGGTAATTGCTTTAATCCCCGGGATTTTGGCTTTTCGTCTAGCGACGGAACTTTATAAGTAA